CCTCGGCGTGATCGAGCAGGGCGTGATCGCTGCGCGCGATGGCCGCATCGCCTTTGCCGGTCCGCAATCGGAGTTTCCGGCAGATGGAGATGCGCCCGAGCGCATCGATTGCGAGGGACGCTGGATCACGCCGGGTCTCGTCGACTGCCACACCCATCTTGTCTTTGGAGGCGACCGTGCGCACGAGTTCGAGCTGCGGCTCGCCGGCGCGAGCTATGAGGAGATCGCGCGTGCCGGCGGTGGCATCGTGTCCACCGTCGCGGCGACGCGCGCCGCCAGCGAACAGGAATTGATCGCCCGCGCGCTGCCGCGGCTCGATGCGCTACTCGCCGAAGGCGTCACGACGATCGAGATCAAATCCGGCTATGGCCTGGAGGCCGCGACAGAGCTGCGACAATTGTCCGCAGCCCGCGCGCTCGGCAGCCAGCGGCCGGTCAGCGTGCGCACCAGCTTTCTCGGCGCGCATGCGTTGCCGGTCGAAGCCGGTGGCGACAAGGACCGCTACATCGACCTCGTCTGCAACGAGATGCTGCCGGCGGTTGCCAGGTCAGGCCTCGCCGATGCGGTCGACGCGTTCATGGAAAATATCGCTTTCTCCGCTGCGCAGACATCGCGCGTGTTCGCGGCGGCCAAGGCGCTCGGCCTGCGGGTCAAGCTGCATGCCGATCAGTTGTCGAACCTCGGCGGCGCCGCGCTCGCGGCCGAGTTCGGCGCGCTGTCCGCCGATCATCTCGAGCATACCGACGAAGCGGGTGCTGTTGCGATGGCGCGGAGCGGCACGGTGGCGGTGCTCCTGCCTGGCGCGTTCTACTTCATCCGCGAGACGCAGAAGCCGCCGGTCGAGCTGTTTCGCAAGCACGGCGTAAAGCTCGCGCTGGCGACCGACTGCAATCCGGGCTCGTCGCCGCTGACCTCGTTGCTGCTGACCATGAACATGGCGGCGACCTTGTTCCGGATGAAGGTCGATGAATGCATCGCCGGCGTCACGCGCGAAGGCGCCCGGGCCTTGGGCTTGCTGGCCGAGACCGGCACGCTGGAGGCCGGCAAGTGGTGCGATCTTGCGATCTGGGACATCGGCCGTCCCGCGGAGTTGGTCTACCGCATGGGCTTCAACCCGCTGCACCGGCGCGTGTGGAGGGGCCAATGAGCACGATCGTCGCAGAGCCCGGCCACGTCAGCCTCGATGATCTCGTGCGCGTCTACGCAGGCGCGTTGCTCACGCTGGATCCGGCGTATTGGCCGCGTTTCGAAGCGGCAGCAGGGATTGTGGCGAAGGCGGCGCAGGGCGCCGAGCCGGTCTATGGCATCAACACCGGCTTCGGAAAGCTGGCTTCCAAGCGCATCCCGCCTGACCAGATGGCCCAGCTCCAGCGCAATCTCATTCTCTCGCATTGCTGCGGCGTCGGCCCCGCGACGCCTGAGCCGGTGGTGCGGCTGATGATGGCGTTGAAGATCATCTCGCTCGGCCGCGGCGCCTCTGGCGTGCGCTGTGAGATCATCGAACAGTTGCAGGCGATGCTGGCGCGCGGCGTATCGCCCTTTGTGCCGCAGCAGGGCTCGGTCGGCGCCTCCGGCGATCTCGCGCCGCTCGCGCATATGACCGCCGTCATGATCGGCGAAGGCCAGGCCTTCGTCGACGGCCGGCTCGTGCCGGGCCGCGAGGCGCTGGCGCGCGCCGGCCTCACGCCGGTTACGCTCGGGCCGAAGGAAGGGCTGGCGCTGATCAACGGCACGCAGTTCTCGACGGCCTATGCGCTCGCCGGTCTGTTCCGCGCGCATGATCTGCTCAACGCTGCCCTGGTGACGGGCGCACTGTCGGTCGATGCGGCGATGGCTTCGACGGCGCCGTTCCGGCCCGAAATTCAGGCGCTGCGCGGTCATCCCGGCCAGATCGCAGCCGGCCGCGTGCTCACCGAACTGCTCGACGGCAGCGCCATCCGGCTGTCGCATCTGGAAGGGGACGAGCGCGTGCAGGATCCGTATTGCCTGCGATGCCAGCCGCAGGTCGCCGGCGCGGCACTCGATCTGCTGACACAGGCCGCGCGCACGCTGGTCACCGAGGCCAATGCCGTCACCGACAATCCGCTGGTGCTGGCCGACACCGGCGAGATCATCTCCGGTGGCAATTTTCACGCCGAGCCGGTGGCGTTTGCCGCCGACC
This region of Bradyrhizobium sp. SZCCHNS1050 genomic DNA includes:
- the hutI gene encoding imidazolonepropionase, which codes for MAQRFDRIWQNARLATLCEGQPGLGVIEQGVIAARDGRIAFAGPQSEFPADGDAPERIDCEGRWITPGLVDCHTHLVFGGDRAHEFELRLAGASYEEIARAGGGIVSTVAATRAASEQELIARALPRLDALLAEGVTTIEIKSGYGLEAATELRQLSAARALGSQRPVSVRTSFLGAHALPVEAGGDKDRYIDLVCNEMLPAVARSGLADAVDAFMENIAFSAAQTSRVFAAAKALGLRVKLHADQLSNLGGAALAAEFGALSADHLEHTDEAGAVAMARSGTVAVLLPGAFYFIRETQKPPVELFRKHGVKLALATDCNPGSSPLTSLLLTMNMAATLFRMKVDECIAGVTREGARALGLLAETGTLEAGKWCDLAIWDIGRPAELVYRMGFNPLHRRVWRGQ
- the hutH gene encoding histidine ammonia-lyase, translated to MSTIVAEPGHVSLDDLVRVYAGALLTLDPAYWPRFEAAAGIVAKAAQGAEPVYGINTGFGKLASKRIPPDQMAQLQRNLILSHCCGVGPATPEPVVRLMMALKIISLGRGASGVRCEIIEQLQAMLARGVSPFVPQQGSVGASGDLAPLAHMTAVMIGEGQAFVDGRLVPGREALARAGLTPVTLGPKEGLALINGTQFSTAYALAGLFRAHDLLNAALVTGALSVDAAMASTAPFRPEIQALRGHPGQIAAGRVLTELLDGSAIRLSHLEGDERVQDPYCLRCQPQVAGAALDLLTQAARTLVTEANAVTDNPLVLADTGEIISGGNFHAEPVAFAADQIALALSELGAISERRIATLVDPALNFGLPPFLTPEPGLNSGFMIAEVTAAALFAENKQRALPCSIDSTPTSANQEDHVSMAAHAARRLYDMADNLAAIIGIELLVAAQGIELRAPHGTSAALSAVIAALRAHVPALVHDRYMADDLANAAALVGGGVLATVATHALGRDPFPKLG